A region from the Coffea eugenioides isolate CCC68of chromosome 9, Ceug_1.0, whole genome shotgun sequence genome encodes:
- the LOC113783201 gene encoding uncharacterized protein LOC113783201 translates to MTTVSPFSACLSGVTKIPLIICHSNLESALDVPSSDLNHFPFCNSGYYVDIIFHCTCLYYVKDMFDMHIFNPAFREVRLTPPCPWHLGHFKESMYAQILRGFGRDHDIKDYKVVILVESKFHVTKFILYLKLMHKISVLTLGEREMPCFQFYAVQITVCYLMDECIGADLIEQQAKKVEFSFQTSSEVVQNIGLPDAAVVDVIIPPYLDLPKESLALISTWRRNGEDYTDIWVMKEYDVKGIMDKNARIRLNLDWRENELPVSRPFREQLILLPLANKKCDVSVQYGPCLDLVVFKESLISIKRTSDHLLVSSSPIGQPFCFSKQSRPC, encoded by the coding sequence ATGACGACGGTCTCCCCATTTAGTGCTTGCCTCTCAGGAGTCACGAAAATTCCCCTAATTATTTGTCATTCAAACCTAGAATCAGCCCTTGATGTCCCCTCCTCTGATCTAAATCACTTCCCATTTTGTAACAGTGGCTATTATGTTGACATCATATTTCATTGCACCTGTCTGTATTACGTCAAGGATATGTTTGACATGCACATATTTAATCCAGCATTTAGAGAAGTTAGGCTTACTCCTCCTTGTCCCTGGCACTTGGGACACTTTAAAGAGTCTATGTATGCCCAGATTTTGAGGGGATTTGGTCGAGATCATGATATTAAAGATTACAAAGTTGTTATATTGGTTGAGAGCAAGTTTCATGTAACTAAATTCATTCTCTATTTAAAGCTTATGCATAAAATCTCAGTACTAACccttggagagagagagatgccATGTTTCCAGTTTTACGCGGTCCAGATTACAGTGTGTTACTTGATGGACGAATGCATTGGAGCGGATTTGATAGAGCAGCAAGCGAAAAAAGTGGAATTTTCTTTCCAAACGAGCAGTGAAGTAGTCCAAAACATAGGATTGCCTGATGCAGCAGTTGTGGACGTGATTATTCCTCCTTATCTTGATCTTCCAAAAGAATCCCTTGCCTTAATCTCAACATGGAGGAGAAATGGAGAAGATTATACAGATATATGGGTGATGAAGGAATATGATGTTAAAGGGATCATGGACAAAAATGCACGCATTCGATTGAACCTGGACTGGAGGGAGAATGAGCTCCCTGTGAGCAGACCCTTCCGAGAACAGTTGATTTTGCTACCCCTGGCCAACAAGAAGTGTGATGTTTCTGTTCAGTATGGCCCGTGTCTGGACCTTGTAGTTTTCAAGGAAAGCTTGATCTCAATCAAGAGAACAAGTGACCATCTATTAGTTTCTTCTTCTCCTATAGGCCAGccattttgtttttcaaagCAAAGTAGGCCTTGTTAA
- the LOC113783203 gene encoding subtilisin-like protease SBT1.7 — translation MHFLILICVLTNSHSEIAANEFQEQSNLETYIVHVELPDPDDAEYGTNAITGEDLESLYNSFLPTTATTAAISNATRPHIVYSYHNVFKGFAAKLSAEDVKEIEKKPGFVSAQQQTLLSLCTTHTPSFLGLHQNLGLWKESNYGKGVIIGILDTGIVPDHPSFSDEGMPPPPAKWKGRCEFNASVCNNKLIGARYFHDGNGSPLDETGHGTHTASTAAGNYVQGANVFGNANGTAVGIAPLAHLAMYKVCTAIGCFESDILAAMDAAIEDGVDIISASLVGGDYQFYANSLLLAAYSAMERGIFVSCSAGNDGPSKSSLSNEAPWVLTVGASTIDRNIRATAVLGNKEEFQGETINQLKDFPPTLFPLFYSGKNQDDIKSKYCASKSLNNTEVRGKIVVCIDGGTISGIEKGENIKAAGGVGMILINHKNDGYTTFADAHVLPATDLSYADGLKVIAYINSTESPMAAISFKGTVFGDNHAPMVASFSSRGPSRASPGILKPDIIGPGVNILAAWRHSIENNTNTKFNVLSGTSMSCPHLSGVAALLKSVHPNWSPAAIKSAILTTADLVNCAKNPIEDQRHHPANIFAIGSGHVNPSKATNPGLIYDIDPKDYIPYLCGLNYTNREIGILLKRKVNCAVELRMPEAQLNYPSFSINFGSPVQRYTRTVTNVDEANSTYTVKIIPPAGVNLTVEPTTLGFSQANQKLTYEVTFTLVASPAKSRVSQGSLSWTSTKFSVRSPIVATINGK, via the coding sequence ATGCATTTTCTCATCCTGATTTGTGTGCTAACCAACTCTCATTCGGAAATTGCTGCAAATGAATTCCAAGAGCAGAGCAATTTAGAGACTTATATCGTCCATGTTGAGTTACCTGATCCAGATGATGCTGAATATGGCACGAATGCCATAACAGGTGAAGATCTTGAAAGTTTGTACAACTCTTTTCTGCCAACAACTGCTACTACTGCTGCAATCTCAAATGCAACACGTCCACATATAGTTTACTCCTATCACAATGTTTTCAAAGGCTTTGCTGCGAAATTGTCAGCTGAGGACGTgaaagaaatagaaaagaaaccTGGTTTCGTGTCAGCACAGCAGCAAACGCTACTATCATTATGTACAACCCACACTCCTAGCTTCTTGGGGTTGCATCAAAACTTGGGTTTATGGAAGGAATCAAATTATGGCAAAGGTGTGATCATAGGAATCTTGGACACTGGGATAGTGCCAGACCATCCATCATTTAGTGATGAAGGAATGCCTCCACCACCTGCTAAATGGAAGGGGAGATGCGAATTCAATGCGTCAGTTTGCAACAACAAACTGATAGGAGCAAGATATTTCCACGATGGAAATGGTTCTCCATTGGATGAGACTGGCCATGGTACTCACACAGCAAGCACAGCTGCTGGAAACTACGTCCAAGGTGCAAATGTATTTGGAAATGCTAATGGAACTGCAGTTGGTATTGCCCCTCTTGCTCACTTGGCAATGTATAAAGTATGTACAGCAATTGGTTGTTTTGAGAGCGATATTCTAGCTGCAATGGATGCAGCTATTGAGGATGGGGTTGACATTATTTCTGCCTCCCTTGTAGGAGGAGATTATCAATTTTATGCAAATAGCTTATTGCTAGCTGCATATAGCGCAATGGAGAGAGGAATTTTTGTCAGCTGCTCAGCAGGAAATGACGGTCCTTCTAAGAGCTCTTTATCCAATGAAGCCCCATGGGTTCTAACTGTTGGTGCAAGCACCATTGACAGAAACATAAGGGCAACTGCCGTGCTTGGTAACAAGGAGGAATTTCAAGGCGAGACAATAAATCAGCTAAAGGATTTTCCACCAACTTTATTTCCCCTATTCTACTCAGGCAAGAACCAGGACGATATTAAGTCTAAATATTGTGCCTCAAAATCCCTAAATAACACCGAAGTCCGAGGAAAGATTGTGGTCTGCATTGATGGTGGTACGATATCAGGAATAGAAAAGGGAGAAAACATCAAGGCTGCTGGTGGTGTTGGCATGATCCTCATTAACCATAAGAATGATGGTTATACCACATTTGCTGATGCTCATGTTCTTCCAGCAACCGATTTAAGTTACGCTGATGGATTGAAGGTTATTGCCTATATAAACTCCACAGAATCACCAATGGCAGCAATCTCGTTCAAGGGGACTGTCTTTGGAGACAATCACGCTCCAATGGTCGCTTCATTCTCTTCTCGAGGCCCCAGCCGAGCGAGCCCTGGTATTCTGAAGCCAGACATAATTGGCCCTGGTGTAAACATTCTTGCTGCCTGGCGTCACTCCATAGAAAACAACACTAACACAAAATTCAATGTACTCTCTGGCACTTCAATGTCTTGCCCTCACCTCAGCGGCGTTGCTGCACTGCTCAAAAGTGTTCATCCTAATTGGTCTCCAGCTGCTATTAAGTCTGCAATCTTGACCACTGCAGATCTAGTGAACTGTGCAAAAAACCCCATTGAGGATCAGAGGCACCATCCCGCAAATATTTTTGCCATTGGTTCGGGCCATGTTAACCCATCTAAAGCAACCAATCCGGGTCTTATTTATGACATTGACCCGAAAGATTACATACCTTACTTGTGTGGATTGAACTACACCAACCGGGAGATTGGTATACTCTTAAAACGTAAGGTAAACTGTGCAGTAGAGTTGCGAATGCCAGAAGCGCAACTAAACTACCCTtcattttcaatcaattttggatcACCCGTTCAAAGGTACACAAGGACGGTAACTAACGTTGATGAAGCTAATTCAACTTACACTGTTAAAATTATACCACCAGCAGGTGTCAATCTGACAGTCGAACCTACTACTCTCGGTTTCTCACAGGCAAACCAGAAGTTGACATATGAAGTCACATTTACCCTAGTAGCATCACCGGCTAAAAGTAGAGTGTCTCAAGGATCTCTATCATGGACTTCAACAAAGTTCTCAGTCAGAAGCCCCATTGTAGCAACTATCAATGGAAAGTAG
- the LOC113783546 gene encoding uncharacterized protein LOC113783546 has product MSLFSRLRHQLPYELFRKPFFCPVHKLVNSVGMARGFAQPALKEDEEDVEEIEVDQRRLPADYDPATFDSAEHRSPPTERVWRLVDEISSLTLVEVAELGSIMMKKMGMKEPPVVGVMKPGDVGMGAVSMKGPATAAKEEKKVEKTVFELKLESYDAASKIKVIKEVRSFTDLGLKEAKDLVEKTPAVFKKGVSKEEGEQIIEKMKAVGAKVVME; this is encoded by the coding sequence ATGAGTTTGTTCTCGCGGTTAAGGCATCAGTTGCCTTATGAACTTTTTAGGAAGCCCTTTTTCTGTCCTGTGCATAAATTAGTTAACTCGGTTGGGATGGCTCGCGGGTTTGCTCAGCCTGCATTGAAAGAAGACGAAGAAGATGTGGAGGAAATAGAAGTCGACCAAAGAAGGCTTCCGGCTGATTATGATCCTGCTACATTTGATTCTGCCGAACATCGTAGTCCTCCAACAGAGAGGGTATGGAGACTAGTTGATGAAATATCGTCGCTTACCTTGGTTGAAGTTGCAGAGCTTGGTTCAATAATGATGAAAAAGATGGGTATGAAGGAGCCTCCAGTTGTGGGGGTCATGAAACCTGGAGACGTTGGTATGGGTGCAGTGTCAATGAAGGGACCAGCAACAGCTGCCAAGGAAGAGAAGAAAGTAGAGAAGACTGTTTTTGAACTAAAGCTGGAGTCCTATGATGCAGCTTCAAAGATCAAGGTTATTAAGGAGGTTCGGAGTTTCACTGACTTGGGACTTAAAGAAGCAAAGGATTTAGTGGAGAAGACGCCTGCAGTGTTTAAAAAAGGAGTGTCAAAGGAAGAAGGAGAGCAGATAATCGAGAAGATGAAAGCTGTTGGGGCAAAAGTTGTCATGGAGTGA